Sequence from the Longimicrobium sp. genome:
GTCGCGCGAAGCGCCGAAGTCCCTCCCCTGAAGTCGGGGGAGGGACAGGCGCGCCAGGCGCCAGGGCGGGGGCTGCCCGCGGCCGCGCTGGAGCCGGCGGAGCGCGAGATCTCCGCGGGTGAGGTTTTTACAGGTCCGGGAAAACACAGCAGGTCTCACCCAGAGTCAGCAGAGTCAACAGAGGTGTTTCTCTGCTGACTCTGCGGCAGAAAAACCGCGTTGCTTCCCGGCTGCCTAGCACCTTCCTAAGTGGCGCCCCGACAGAGACTTGCGCTGCCGGGGCGTTCGCTTGCCGATACCGGGTGGGATAGCTGATGGGATAGGTTCACGCCGCGAGTGATTCCGGGCGCTCCGTCCCGCGAAGGAAGTTGCGCATGCTGCGGCGCGCCTCGGCGGCGCGGGCGCGCACCCGCTCGTTCTGCGGGTCCTGATACACGCGCTCGCGCGTGGCGCTGTCGGCGTGGCCGGTCAGGCGGTTGAGGACGCGCGCGTCCTGCGCGAACTCGGGCGCGAGGTCCGTCGCCTGCCTGCGCAGGCCGTAGAAGGAGCGGCCCTCCTGGTGCTCGACGCCCGCAATCGCCTCCACAGCCACGAACATCATGCGGAGCGACACGTACGATAGCGCCTGCCTCGTCGCGCGTTCTACGGGCACTGAGCCGCGCCGGAGCTTGCCCACCGGGAACAGGTAGTAATCCGAAATCTCCCCGCGCTGGTAAGCGGCCTCCGCCTCGGCCAGGTAGCCGGACGAGAGGGTTTCGTCCACCAGCGCCCGAAGCTCCGGGTGCAGGTCAACAACCTCGCCGTGCTTCTTCCCGGCTCCGTGGACGACGAAGCGGCCCAACCCGAAGCCGCCGCCCGTGCCAAGGTGCAGGTCCGAGCGCCGCGCCCGCACCGCCTGTCCCGCGCGAAGCTCGGCGGCAAGCTCCACCAGCAGCCGCAGGCGGGGATCACCCTGGGGAAGCGCGGCGAAGATCGCCGCCACCTCGTCCACGGTGTGCCGGGGCCGCTTCGTCTCGGCCCGGTGCCCCGTGGCGACCCGCCATTCCTCCTTCACCTTGATCTTCCAGCGCGGCCGGGGCAGGGCGGCCGTGTCGGGGATCAACCCTTCCTGCCGCAGCCACGAAGCGACCGCGTACAGCACAACGCACGTGTATTCGGCCGCGACCCTGCCCCGCCCGTCCTTGCTGCGCCTCGCCAGCAAGCGCACCAGATACAGCACCATGCCGGGCGTCAGCTCGGCCCACGTGAGGCGCCGGTCGAGCAGGGCGACGGCGCGCTCCGCGTACATCTTGGCCTGCCGCGCGTGCTTCGTCGCGCCGGGGTACGCGCCGCGCAACGGATCGAACGCGCGCGCAATCCCCTCGGCCAGCGTGAGCGGGGCGGCGGACTTCTCCGGCGCCGCGCCCGCGCCGGGCTCGGCCATCGCGTTCGCAAGCTCCAACGCCTGCTTGCGCCCCTGCTTGCGGTCGCGGTGCCCCAAGCTCCGCTTCTGCTGTTTACCCCGATTGTCAAGCCAGAGCAGGTACAGGACTCCCCCCGGTTCCCGCTCGGCAATGCGGATCGTCGCCCCGTAGACTCCGAAGGACTCGGACCAGCACTTCTTGCCGGACTTGGCCGGCTGCTTCGCCTTGGGCATCATCGCTCCCCGAATTTGGAGTGGATGATGTCCCGGAAGAGCCTGTCCGGAACATACCCACTCAGGTCAGAAAAACAAGGATCGTCCTTGTCTTTTCTTGCCTTCTGGGGTAAGTCCCGGCGGCGGATGAGGGGCTTGGCCTTGCGCCCGGAGTTCGGAATCTTCCCTTCGCGCAGCAGGCGGCCCAGATGGTCCGTGCTGTATCCGGACTCATGGGCGGCGCGGCGAAGGCTCAGAAGCTCGTCACCTGCGCGCACCTGCGCGGCGGCGAGCTCGTCCGCGCAGAAGTCGAGGATGCGGGCCTGCGCGTCGGCGCCCAGGCGGCGCTGTTGGGCCGCCAGCGCGCGCCACTCGTCGGGCAGGTCGGTGGGAGTGGGCTGGTGTGGCATGGCGGGGCCTCAGCGCAGAGCCGAGGGGCGCCGCAGCGCGCCGAGGAGCCGCCGCGTGCCGTAGGCGGCCCCGCCACCACACCCCGCCTGATCGCGAGCCGTAGAAGCCGGGGATGCGCGCAAGCCGCGGCCGAGGGCGCCACGGCCTGACGCGGGAAACCGCTCCCGGCCGCAGGCCGGAAACCGTTGAGACGGGCGCAGCCCGTCAGCAGTGAGGGAGTCCGCGCCGCACGGGCGCCGGGGAGAACGAACGGGGCCGGTTGTTGTGGGGGCGCCGTCCGAAGGGACTTTCAATCTTTCCCGAAGGCGGCGCCCCCACACGCCCGCGAAGCGGGCGACATGGGGGCGTGGGATGAGGCCGGGCATAAGCGAAGAGGGGGCGGGGGGTTAGACGGCACACCTGCCCCCGCTTGTTACCCCGTTCTTGCGCACGACGCCGACGGACGGACCGCGTGATATGAGGGATACGCGCCCGGAGGGCCGGGACGCCGCCGCGAGCATGGACGGCCCCCGCATCTCCTGGAACTCTTTTCGGAACTGCCGTACTGACCGAATAAGGAGATGGATTATTTCCAAAAAGCAGGGTAGAACACGCTTATGGGATTGCCAGCGTTTTCCGGATCTTCGAGCGCGGCGCGAGCCTGAGTGGCAATTTCCGCCTGATACGTCGCAATCTTGGGTACCAAGGTATAGATGTCCGTGGTATCGATAACGACGGTCCGTACTTGGTTCGTATCGAAAGGAATTCTGTCGACTTTCCTAATGATTTGCACAATTGGTAGACGGCATGCGTGGCGCAGCGCCGTTTCGTAGAATACGTTGGGATTTAGCGTCGAGAGATCGGCTACCACGAGCCGACTACGTTTTATATGCTCGATGATTTGTGATGTAATCATCCCTGGCGAACCGATCTGGTCAGCGCGAACTACTCTCAATCCGAGTTCCTCGATTGCTGGCTGCACGATCGAACCCATAAACAAATCTGCGTGTTTCCGTTGCTCGCTTCCCTCCTCGCCGATGGGCGTCACGTAGAAGCACACCTGTGCCCAATCCCCCTTTGCGGTGCCAATTTCATTCGTAGCACTCAACGGGGGAGTCGCGAACGCGCGAGGAGATTGGGGCGTGGATGCCAGTTCTTCCAAGACGTGTTCGACGGAAACTAGTGTTTCGGCGCCGCCAATCGTTTGCAGGAGGCCGAGATCTTTCGCATTAACCACGAACACATCGAGACACGCGCGAGGGTCGTCAATGTAGAAAGAGGACGACTCAAGGAAATCCTTCATGACCTCCGGCGCTGGCACGCGTTTGTTGACGTACTCTTCATAAATAGCCTTAAACGGTGGAATGTTCTGAATTGCTAGCCTAAACTTCGCCAAGGTGCGGTCACGATGGGTTTGCGTGTCATCGCACGCGATGCGGCCGTCCGGTGTCAGTTCGATCCATTCAGCCTTATACGAACCGATTGTTACGCCGTACTTGCTGGAGTTGGTAATCAAAACCCGCACAGCACTGCTGTTAGGGGAACGCCCAAGCTTCTGCATTAGGGTCAGTCGCCGGATCTTATCTCCACCCGCATAATTCACTATTCCAGCCCCCAGAACCAGCACCTGCTCCAGAGGCTCGCTGGGATAACCTTTTTCTCGTTTAGAGCCGATCTTGGCAGCTCCTACGCCCGACTTCGCGGGCTTTGCTGGTTGCTTCTTCGTCTTGGGTTTCTTTGTCGCCGCGCTCTTTGCCGGAGACGCTGCGGCTGCCTGGGCGATTTCCGTGTTATCAGCCATGAGCTTCAGAAGGAATCCGGTTGCGGAGTTTGCCGTGCCAAAGCTGAAGTCCTATCCAGATAATACTCCCGCCCCCTGAACGTCAAGCGACAGTAAAAATCGCACGCATTCAATCCGATGCCTTGCGTGCCGCGGGCGCGTTGACCGTACCCCTTGGGCGGAGTCCCATGTTCGGACCGGTGCCGCAATCAGAGCCCTAGCCCGCGCTCCCTCCGGATCGAACGCGGGGCGTCGAGCGCGCGCTGGAGTGCCCGCGCCGCCCGCTGCGCGGCCTCGGGGTGGTCGGCCAGGAGCCGGTCAAGCTCCCGCGCGGCCCACGTGGGGCGCGTCTCGGCCAGCACCGACCGGAGCACGGCAATCCCCGTCTCCTCCGCCGTACTGGAGTGCGGCAGGGCGCGCCGCATTTCTTTCGCCTTCACCTCCGCCTCGAGCGTCTTGCGGGCGTGCTCCTGCGCGGCGGAGAGAGCTTCCCGCGTCGGCTTCTCCCGCACGCGCCGCGCGGCCGTCTCCAGCAGGTCGGCGAGGTCGCGCGCACGGCGGCGGGCCTCGTCGGTGTTCCTCACCAAACCGAGCCCCCACAACGGGCGCACACCCCGCAGCTTCCCGAACGCTTCCGGCTTCTCGCGGAGGATGCGCACCGTATCCTCCAGCCCCTTTGCGCGGTAGTGCGCGGCCACCTTCGACTTGCTCGGCTCGGCGTACACCTCGCGTAGGGCGGGCTGGAGCACGTCGGTTGCTTCCGTCGCCCGGCGGGTCAACGCCTCCAGCCGCTCCACCTCGCGCGCGGCGGCGTCCGCCGCGCGCACGATTTCAGAGACGGCCTTTTCCGTCTTCCGGATCGCCTCCGCCTCGCGGAACCACTCGGCCGCGTGCTGAAGCTTCAGGCGCAACCCCGCCTCCTTCAGGCGGTCGGCCTCCTCGTCCACTAGCGCGGCGAAGGCTTCCTCCATCTGCCGCCGCACCGCCGCCGGCGGGACCGGCAGCGGGACCGGCTCAGGCTGCGGCGCCGGAACGGGCTCGGGCTCCGGCTCAGGCTCGCGGACCGGCTCCGGCACGGCCGAAGCGGATGCGGGCGCGAGCGACGGCCCCGCAACGGTGCGTGACTGCGCGAAGTGGTGCGCAGAGTGCTTCCCAAACCGGGCCTCCAGCGTCTTGCGCGAGAAGCCGACCTCGGACGCCTTCACTTCGTGGCTGTCGTCGTGGATCACCAGCCCGCCGCCCTTCACGCGCACCGACAGCCCCACGGCCGCCAGCCCGTCGTGCACCTCGGCCCAGGAGCGCGCGCGCTCCAGCACCGGGCCAGCCCGCTCGGCCACGCGGTGCAGGAACGCCGGATCGCCGCGCAGCAGCACGCGCGCGGGCTGCTGCCCCGGAACGCGCCCGTGCCGGCCGGGCACGATGCGGAAACCAAGCTCTACCTCCCCTGCCCGCAACGCCTGCTCGATCTTCGGCCAGTCCCACGAGTTTTCCCACGCGCGGCGCGTCTCCGGGTGCACGCGGTTGACCACAAGGTGCATGTTCGGGTGCGCCGTGTCCTTGTGGGCCACGATCAAGGCCTCGTGACCGGAGAGCCCTAGCTTGCGCAGCACGGCGTCCGCCACGTAGCGCATGCTCTCGCGGTCTACCGGGTCGCCGGGATCGAAGCTGATGGACAGGTGATAGACCGGGCGCTGCGTCCGCAGCGACAGGGACGCCGTGGCGGCCATGAGCCGCGCCGCGGTCTGCGGGTCGGTGGTGGGAAGGTTGCGGGATTCGATCCACGCAACGCGGTCGCGCTCCTCGCCGGACGATCCCGCCTCCAGGTAGCGCGCCAGCCCCAGGAAGCCTTTCCCGAACGGGTACGTCTGCCCGATCACCGGAGCACCCAAGCAAACGAATCCTCCACCGCCGCCAGAGCCGGAAGCAGCTCGGCGTCCGCCGGTAGCTCCTCGTCGGTGTTGGCGCGGCGGGCCAGCTCGTTGAGCGCACGGCCCGCCGCGACGATCACGTGCGCCGCCGCGGCCGGGGTGGTGTCGGGCGCGGGCGCCGCGCGGATCGCCGCCTCGGTGCGCTTGGCCGTGACCTCGATGCGGGCGGCGGCGGCCTCGGCGCCGTCGATCTCGGCCACGGCCTGCAGCTGACGCAGGTTGTTGAGCACGCGCCCAAGCTCGCGCACGAGCTCGTGCCGGGCGCGGCGCGGGGGCGGGGGCGGCGCGGCAAGCGCCGCCTCCCGCACGTAGCGCAGCGGCGGAACGCCGCGCGCACGGGCGATGGCCTCGACGCGCGCCCACTCCTCGGGCGTCCAGCGTGTCGGCTTGCGCAGGGTGCGGGGTGGCAGTTGGGGTTCCTTTGAGCGCAGCGAAAAGCGAGCAGGGGATTAGGCGCCCCCACGAGCGAAGCGATGTGGGATCAGGCGCCTAACCCCCATTGCTCGCTCCCGGATTTCTGCACCCTGGTACCCCGGCCGGGGACGGGGCGACGACGGGCGCGAAGAGGGCCCTCTAGGGACTGTTACGCGCGCGCACGCGCGCGACAGTCCCTAGAGAGCCCTGCACTCTGCCGGGGAGAGGGGGGAGCCGGGGAGCCGGGGGAGCCGGGGAGCCGGGGGAGCCGGTAGGCAAGGAGCCGGGGAGACAGGAAGGCGGGGTGAGGCGGGGGAGGCACCCCAGTCCCGTTTTCCGTGTCGGACGGCGGGCTTGTGCGTGATTTGGGTCTTGCAGGCTGGCGGGAATCGTGAGGTAGTTACAACGTTACGGGCCGCCCTCTTGGCGTGCACGAAATGCAAGCCCGTAACACGGAGTTTCACTGATGCGCACCCTCCGAACCGCCGCCGCTTCGTTCGTCGCGCTCGTCCTCGCTGCTGCGTGCGATCAGGCGCCGACGACGCCCGCACTCCTCCAGCCCGACCGCCCGGCCTTCGACGGTTTGGGGTTCGGTTCCGGGCACGCGGTCGCCCCGGTGCCAACATCAACGGTCGCCGCCTCATCAAGTGGCGAGACGACGACCGTGACGACGGATAGCACGAGCACCGGGCGCGGACTCGGCTTTGGCTCAGGCCACTAGGGACTAGGCGACCCACTGATTACGGAACGGGATCCGGGCCACTCGTCCCCGATGGTTCTGCGGGTTCCAGCGTTTCAGGCGCACCCGCAGCTCGCCCGTCAGTTGTTCCGGACCTGTCGTCCGTAATGGCGGCGTCACCCTGTGTTCCTGAATGAGACTCTGGACGCGCTCAGCGTGCCGAGCGATCTCGCGGTCGCCCCGCGATTTCGCGAGCTCCAAGGC
This genomic interval carries:
- a CDS encoding relaxase/mobilization nuclease domain-containing protein, with protein sequence MGAPVIGQTYPFGKGFLGLARYLEAGSSGEERDRVAWIESRNLPTTDPQTAARLMAATASLSLRTQRPVYHLSISFDPGDPVDRESMRYVADAVLRKLGLSGHEALIVAHKDTAHPNMHLVVNRVHPETRRAWENSWDWPKIEQALRAGEVELGFRIVPGRHGRVPGQQPARVLLRGDPAFLHRVAERAGPVLERARSWAEVHDGLAAVGLSVRVKGGGLVIHDDSHEVKASEVGFSRKTLEARFGKHSAHHFAQSRTVAGPSLAPASASAVPEPVREPEPEPEPVPAPQPEPVPLPVPPAAVRRQMEEAFAALVDEEADRLKEAGLRLKLQHAAEWFREAEAIRKTEKAVSEIVRAADAAAREVERLEALTRRATEATDVLQPALREVYAEPSKSKVAAHYRAKGLEDTVRILREKPEAFGKLRGVRPLWGLGLVRNTDEARRRARDLADLLETAARRVREKPTREALSAAQEHARKTLEAEVKAKEMRRALPHSSTAEETGIAVLRSVLAETRPTWAARELDRLLADHPEAAQRAARALQRALDAPRSIRRERGLGL